Genomic window (Zingiber officinale cultivar Zhangliang chromosome 2B, Zo_v1.1, whole genome shotgun sequence):
GATCATCTTGGCCAAGGTCAGACTGTGATTGACTTGGTATAATGGTGGGTGGTGACCATTGATCCGGAACCACAATGAAGTACGCTGACATTGCTTTTCTGAATCTTTTTTTGTACTGCTTGGGTGAGATCACAGTAGGAGATGCGTCTTTGGGTCCTCCCAGAATCCCTGAAGCTTTCACCCATGTCTCGAGGTGCTTGTCCCACGTATATTGCCGCATAAAATCAATGATCCCAAGAACCAGCTCATGCTTGTTCTCATCCACCCCCACGAGCAAAGAGTAATCCATCACATCAACAGACTACAAGAAAACATGAAAAATGTCAACAAAAGAGTTGGGAAAACAGAAGGAATTAGAAAGGATGGGGAGCATTCAATGCTAGCAGTTTCAATCACTTTAGTATTCTTAGTAGTTGACAAACAATTATCATATAATCTGAGTTAAGAAAAATATTGTATAGGTTGGAGAAGTAGGCTTTCTCCAAATTGTAAATTTTTTTCAGCAGAGAGAATGCATTCATGTGGGAACTAGTCATCATTTACTTTCTCAGTTTTTACCCCGTCCAAGTAgatataagatttatatttcacAATTCCAATAATTTGCAGAAATTGGTGTGTTCATAAAGGACCTGTTTCCTGGACAATATTTGTAATGTAAGGAGCAGGCCTATAAAAACAGTACTTACCGCAAGAAATGCAGTGTCATTCCACACTGCTCTTTCCAGAAGTCTCTTTGCTTTGTTTCCAACAAAAATTGGAGAAGTAGGCATTGCCTCGATCAAATTTTGATCAAGCAGCACCTTATTGTTACCGCTTGAATCTGCATTATATCGAGACCTGGAAGATCCTTTAAGGTCATACAACCACTTGACACTCCTTCCATATAAAAGGTTCTCCATTACAAGAACATCCATCTTAGTTTCTTTTCCACCCTTCGAGCTTTTGACTGCAACCTTATAttacaataaaaagaaaatgtTTGTCTTAGAAAAGGATAAAGTACTGCTTGCACATGAAAATGGTTAATAAGAAAAAGATCTATCCAGATTGGTGGTCATGTTCATGTCAGCATACAAAATAAAGGAGGCTGTTTTAGTGAGGGATTAATAAGAGCAAATCTGATGCTTTCAGTTTATGCTTCAAGAAGTGTGATGTCAATTGTTAAGAAGTGTGATTGATATAGTGAATAGGCACACTTTTTCCCCCTAAAGCAATCTAAGAAGCATAAGAGGACAAATTTTAGACAGATTAGGATTTTTGGTAACTGCACTGCCACCAGCTTCAGTAAGAAATATGGAAAATCAGATATGAAAAGAGGATGAAAGGATTAGATACCTGATAAATGCCGAGAATCTTTGCCAAACATGTTGGACTCCCAGTTCTTATGGATTCAGTTAGATACTTGAAATACTCTGGGgcaaatttaataaatgattctaATTCAGTCTTGGTAACCTGCTTTATAATGAATCTATCATCCAGAGACTTAGCAAAAAAGACATTGCTCTTCCCACCTTGTGCGCCCCATTTTTTGCATCGACTAAGAGACCTTATAAAGTCTAGTTCAGATGGGCAGCAAATTCTCCTTAATGCTTTAAACTGTCTTGCATAGTAGCATGTCACACTATACCTTGTTGCAAAAGAGACCCTAACATGCATTGATTTggtggatgcaagtggatctacggTCAGGGGGCCCTTGCTAACCGCTATCGACAAGGTGCTGTCATCAATGGACCCGAAACTCTTAAAACTTTCAAAAGGAAtatcatcaaatgattgaaaGATGTAAGAGTTTCCATAATCCTTGGTGGTAAAAGAAATTGGAGACTCCCTGCCATCTCTTAGCTTCTCAGCCTCATCAGATATTTGAGATTGGTAATCAGCACAAACAAGAGCATAAGCTATGACGCTTGTTGGTTCATCATCATATATTGGAATGACAGTATCATTAACGCCGAGGGGAAGAAACAGACTTCCCCATCCCTTCTGCAATAACTCCTTAAATATATGTATATTTTCAGGATGATATGCACCAAGGGCACCATCAATATCCTTGTTGAAAGAAGCATAGAGGTCAGATATAGATGTCATGATACAGACAGATGCATCTTCAGCATGGTCGCCTGATGGCCCTGCTCTAGAAGTATTTGAAGATGCTGTTGAATTTGAATCAATGTGACagctttcttcaaaatttttggAAGATGAAATCACATGAGTTGTTTCATCTAGGTCTTCTGGATTCAATTTGCTTGAATCAACTAATGTAGGGCCATTGTCACCTATCCACTTTGCATCCAAGGTGTTAGAGAGCTCATCCATGACAGGAAATTGCCCATCAGAAACAACCTTACATGGACCAACCTTCAATTCTAGAGAATCAATCTGATCGCTTGCACTTGTGCTAGTAGAGAGAACTTTGGCGCTCTCATGTTCTAAATCTAGTTTCTCACGATCTGAAGGTTGCTTGCATTGATCATTTTCATCTTTACTTCCGCTCCCATTATGGGATTCAGCAGAGGCTATAGAAACTGAAGAGTCTGACTTTGTGAAGCTCCTTCCTACCCTAGGAGCTAGATCCTCTTTATTCCTGATCGGCAAACCTTTACTACATGCAGTAGCAGCAAATTTTATTCGTTTATCCCATACATAGGACAGGAACAGCAATTTCCtttgcaacttgttaatttcaagAATATCAACAAACGGCTGCACATCTGTTTCCTCCTGTTTAGATACTGTCCGAATAGATTCCTGAAACCAGTAAAGTAGCAGATATCCTCATCCATATGAGAAAGAAGTCATTGCATGAAGACATGGAAaattatataaaagaaaagaggcAGTAATTATGTTTCCTCACCTCAAACTCTTCTTTCTCTTTCTTCAAAATCCCTTCAAGGACTTTTATGTTTCCATCATGAGAACCAACGTCAAACATTTTCTCTTCAAGTTGGTGCAGTGTTTTTTGCACTTGAGTGAAGAAATCAAGTGCAATATCACTCAGCTgtcaaattatataaaataattaagttaaccACCAATAGTGTTGAATAATTCTGCACTAACCATTAGTGCTGGTAGTTAAATGAGACCTTATCTGCTTCTTCTTGCACCCAATCTTGATGTTGGTAGTTAAAGTCCAGAATCGAAGGTGGCAAATAGACAGAGTGTACATTGATCGGTGCATATTTGAAGCAAGCAACCATTTCCCCATATCTGGTCATGTAGGGACAAACATCAATGATGAACAAGAACAGTACAAATTATCTTTTCAAgtgttaaaagaaaataaaggtaaaagaaaagtACCCGTAAAATCGTAGACAATCCCTGTGTAGTGAATGACCACAGCTAGCTACTCTACTTGCAGCGGCATGATTTGAAAAGCTAAGCTCCAAAAATTTACCAAAAGACAAACCCCAAGCAGCATCAGACATTACAACTCTTGGACTGGCAGGAGGTAGTCCATTAGCTCGTGGGCAACGTAGGCACCTATGCCACATCCATATCTTTCCGTCATGTGCTCCTGGTAAAACAAATTCTTCAAGCTTCTGAACTGATATTGTCAGACTACCTTGGCGATGAGTATAACAATATATATGAGCTTCTGATGGCATCTCACAGGTGCGACACTTGTAACTCTGAAGTACATGGTGTTAGAATAGAAAGCTACTTCAGATAAATCACTCTAGGAAACACACATGTAAaggaaataaaacaaaataaaaaatagaaacctGATTAAACAGGTGGTCTCGTAAGTATCTCCCAAGAGGCCTGTCAAAACTGCCATAGTATTTGAAGCGGAATAGATGTGAACGTTCACAAACAGTACCTTTCCAAACACAACGTGAAGATAGAGAAACCAGAATGCTCTGATGATCTGATGGAGATGGTGGGAATTCTTCCTTTGTAATCAGGTCATCATTTCTTACATTatcttcttgtatttttatagtttttaagtCATCTCTTTGCACATCACAGTTTGTCCCCCTAGCATCCTTTAAGGTTCCTATGCTTTTGTGAAAGTTGGGTGTTTGGGATGGATGAATTAGAGTTGTTTCGTTATGAATTTCCATGCATCCAGGTTCATTACCCCTTAAAAAGCCTGTGTTATTCTGTTCTCCAGAATGACATGCAGAATGGCCAAAGAAATATCTTGGATCTGGGACTGGGTGAGACAAAGAAACAAAAGGAGTTAGGCGTTGCTCTCCCATGTTATTCAGTTGGTTGCCTCTGTCAACCAAAAGATCATGCCTACTTACAGCTGTACTGTTAGAGTTAGGGAGAGACAAATTGGTCTGAGAAATATTATATTCAGAAGAAAGTGGTAACGCTGATCCAGTTTCTGCTCCTAAATTGGAATCTGATTTACCAGAAGTTTGAACAAGATTATTAGATTGTGACTTATCAGCTGGAGAGGTTATGAAGCCAGGAACTGTGGATATAGATCGGTTTATGATTGAGGGTTTATCTGGAAGTGCAACAGTAATGGGAGATTTCAACGGAAGTTCTGGAAGAGATGCCCCCTCATCAGCAAGAAAAGATGTTTCCAATGCCAAATGATATGCTGCAAAAACTCCATATTGAAGAACATGTTTGATTTTCTTCAGCTCATCGCCACTGGCACCCTTAAGTAAAATCTGTAAAACAAAAAAAGGATACTCAGATAAATCTTTAAGGACCTTGTGTCTTAAAAACTCAAATGAGAAAACATCAGCATCAATGTAGCTGTCTTCAGAAACATAAAATAACTTGAGGAAgcaacatcatattaaaagggggAAAAAAGTAAGGGGGCAGAAATTAAAGAACCAGTAAAATCAATTGCTCTTGAGTTTGCTTTCTTCAAGAGTTGGCCCAATAAAAATGTCAACAATAATGTTTGAGTTTGCAACTATATGTACATAATAACTAAAGTAAGAAATAAACCATGAAACTTGAGCACTTACCGTGCACCCCAAGGGTTTTGGGCATCCCCTAAAAAACATCAATGTTTTTATGGGTTTCTTCCCCTCCTGACAGGCACTGTCATGTTCTTCAATGAATTTCTCCACATGAAAGATGTCACAATGCCCTAGCTTAGGAGATGATGAAAGACGATCAAGACGATCAATTGAAGGGACAATCTCAGCACCAGTGCAGCGTGCAATACGCTCTAGAAGCGGCTTTTTGATATTCAAAACAAGTGAAATATTTTTAGCAAGAAGATAATCTTGAGCAAAACGTGAAACTGATTTCTCAACCAAAAGAACATTGGGGTGGTGAGCATCTATCTTTGCAATTGCCATCTTTAAGTGATCCATTTCCTGAATAATTTATGAAATATGAAATACTAGTTAAGCATCTACATGAAACATGTATGTCAAGAATAACGGCCCAACAAACCTGCTGCAACAGAGTATCAATACTAGAAAACAAATTAGATACTCGCTGATATTCAAGAGCTCCACCAAGGAGTAGAAAACGAGCTTTCTCAATCCTTGAAAGCATGCGTCGGTTAGCCACATTCTTCTTGCACACAACTCCTTTCACCAccatactaaaagaaaacaagggAAAAAATTATGTTAAGAATCAAGGAAACATCCAGCAATACACAGACCAAATCAAAAATCATGATAACTGATCCTATGACAACAATGTGCACCATTTATATTTCACTATCATGAGGGGCACATCCCATTATGGAGAAGGATCATTTGCAATTATTAGTGAAGTCAACTTAAAAAAACCATCATGGACTATATGTATATACTCATGGCATGAGAATTGGTGAGAATATTTTAAATAGAAACACTTTAAATACTTGAATATTTAATGTACTTTGATGTGTAGCAGTTATTAGTAGTAACTAACTATTTATATTTTTCTACTTTTGTTAATGTAGTTGTCTACTGATGTAGATCTAGGTCTTTTAGTCGTccaaagtttaattaaattttagttttttatgCACTCACAAACAATGTTTTGGTCACATCTTACACGATAATATCCAAATGTATTTTATTATCTTGCTAGAAATAAATTTCAAGGGCATAACATTTCAATGGATAATTTTTTAGTGAAAGATATTCCTAGAAATTTGAACCTCCATACCAAATGATCCCTAAAAGTCTAATCAGCATTTCAAAGCATTGAACATCAGCGTACCTATCACTGCGATGCCCACAAGCTAGGCACTTAATCTTGACATATAATCCAGGATCCATTCCTCCACCACTACTAGTGTCTGGTTTAAGAAGTGTTGCTGCTTCCCATGACAAAGAGGTTAGTATATCTAGCCAGTTTTTCTTGTCTTCTTCTTCAGAAataggtaaattttcaacttgaaGAAGTTGAGCCACCAAAGCCCTAAAGTGTCCTTCAACAACATTTTTCATGGCTTTCTTATGTTCCTCAATGGATCGGTCTCTATTTCTGTGTTCAAAACTTCCAAAGCTATTTAATGAACGCATATAGCGCCACTCTCCTGCagtatcatcttcttcttcatcaaatAAAACAGCTTCTttctcatcttcttcatcttcaggcTCTGGAGGAAGCCAAAGTTGTTTATTGCTCTCAAAATCCATAGGTTCTGCATCAGTAGCATCCGCACCAAATATGGAAGATGAAGTATCACATTCAACATTATTTACTGTACAATGTTCTTCTACCTTATCAGTGCTTAAATGAGTTTGGCAGTTTCTGTTGTCAGGCAACAGAACAGTGATTTCATGTGTACCAATATTTCCTTCAGCGGCTTTCTGTGATCCGCAGGTCTTCCCAGATTCGTTGAATTCAAGCGGCCCATAGAATTCATTAGAGTTAACATATGTTTGTTCTTCTGAACCCCACCGACATGTTCCATAATCATCTTCATCATCATCACTCCTGTATAACCAGAGGAAAACtacaaatttaagtttaattctcCGAAATAACTTTGAAGATAGAGAATCTCCAATAAATAAGAACGCCATAAAATTTCAGGAAGAAGAAAATATGACATCCTGATGACAGTGATTAAAATGTAGACAAAGTTctatcaacaacaacaatcaagccttatGCCATAGGTAGGGTCGGGTAGACAAAGTTCtatcattcaaaataattttatgagCAAAACTTGTCTACAACAGAAACCTAAATTTAGAATCATTTACAAATTTTAAACTAGTCaggatttttttaatataaggcATCTAATTtgcaaataaattttatataacacGCCttctaataaaaatttatatagttGTTCCTCAAAttaattatcaaattcaataattgactaataataataaatttaaatcttagCACACcttctaataattatttattaaattatttagtttgattttagattttcttttttttgtttctcttttcaAACAAAATCAATGTGTTCATGAAAGTTGATTCCACATATTCGCTCGTGGATAATTCCTCAATTCAAtgcacactaattaattaatcaatattttaagttgatataaataAGTGGAATCATTAAAACACCAAAGCAAGAGCTAGGTGGAAACCAGAAGTATTGGATAAATTAACATGTTTGTTTCAAAGTTCATGTATTActttatcaaaagaaacaaaagattaaaaaaaatgctttctttaatttagaCTTCATATATGTACGTTGAACTATAGTTACACTTAGGTTGCTCAATACACAAGTCATCAACTCGCTATTTCAAAAAGTAAAGTTCATTCAGTTCACCAGGTTGAACAAGCAACAAGATGGCCTTTTTTTAATAACATTGCCTTGTTAAATGTAGCACAATTTTAACTCATCTATGCACCAATTTGCATAGGTTAGGTCTTGGTTAAATAAAATTTAGTTATTTATAATAGCAGAAGTAGCGTATTTCCCTTTGGCTATTTCAGAAATAATGAATTACAGCCAGTTCCTCCGAGTTCAACAAgcttaaaaataaaacaatgTGGCAGCCCCTTTTGGATTATGACGTGTTTGTTAAAGGTACAATTTTATCTAACTTAATTCATTTTGAGCCGAATTGTATAGGTTAAGCGTCAGATGAACATATAGTCACCTGCTCTAATCTCGTGGATTAATATGCAACCATATTTAGAATCTGATAGGACCCTAAGTCCAATCACAATTGAATGATATGAGGATTTTATGGCATACAATGACATAAGCAGAAAGTTATCATATGGACATGCATGAATATCATGAGACATTATCAATTCCATTGGCAAGTGAATAGCATGCTGCTATAGAGATAGTGATATTAAAAAGATAAACACACCTGTTTAAGGAAAGTTCGAATTGAGTTGGTGAATGGTCGCCCTTGTCAACCAAGGAATCCATGCAACCCTCTCCTATCAGTAAGTCTTGTTTGTCAAAGCAATTTTCCAACTGAACAGAATGGCTGGGACTGAGAGCAGGGCCAGAGGACACTTGCTGGTAAGCTCCGCCTGAGTATGTGAAAGAAACTGCTGTTGACAAGCTACTGTTACCAGCACCACTGGACTTTGTGCTATCAAAACTTGCATTTGAAAGGGAAGGAGTAAGGATTGGGTTTGGTGGTTCTGCTTCATTTCTTGAGGTGGTCACATCCTCCCGCTGCTTGAAGCAAAAATTGCACACACGAATAAACTCCCCTTCCTCCTGGAAACTCTCCGAGTCATACAAATTTATAGGGACAGAATTTGAGGTGCACTTAGCACAGAAAATGCGCCCACACTTCCGGCAATGGTGCCTGCGATTGAAAATTGTGAACTGTGAATCACATTCATAACATACCATACAACTATCATCAGGCATCCAAAAGGCCCTTGAAATTGAATCTGGCTCGGTCTTTGAAGTAATCCAGGATTTCGCTAACTTTAACAGATTAGGGAACCTCTTTCCAAAGGGTTCCATAGACGATGGCCTTTCCTAGCCCTCTCATTCTGATTTGTTCATTTGTTGCTAGCCAAAACGATTGAAAATTTCACTAAGCAACCAATTCTGATTCAGATTTCCCCAAGAGAAACTTTAGGCCACTCAGTCAAACTCCCTACAAAATTTTATGACGACAAGTAACCCTGTCCAACTCAAGAGAAGAAGACCCGAACTCCCCCTtcaagaagcctcttttctatcTTATGAGGAATCAACAACAACACTCTAACTcacttcatggtgaacaaccgaTTTCTTTTCAAAACATGCACTGCGATACAAAACTCTGATACAATCATGCAAACCAATCCGATAGCACTTCCTAACTCGAAATGAAGAACTCAAACCAACACCTTAGAAACTATATCtgcaacaagaaaaaaaatatataatcttGTCAATTTCCTAGGGGAAAAAATCACCCGGAGAAGGGACGAAAGCAACAAGCGGAACAACAAGGACCCCAAAATATCAAAAGCGGAACAACAAGGACCCCAAAATATCAAAAGCGGAACAACAAGGAccccaaaatatcaaaatcggAGACGATCCACGTCCGAAGAACTCGACGGAAACACTGCAATCCACTCGAGTTCTTCAAAGGACACCAGGGAAGACGAATTGGAGTGGAAGAGATCGGCCGCCACACGTGATCCTCTCCTCGTTTCAGGAAGCTTCCGAGTGGAATCGGATCGATCTCCCAACCGAAATCACGGAAATTGAAACCAATAAGGCGCACAAAAAATCGCAGAAAAAGACGAAAAATCGCACCTTTCTCCTCCTCGACCACCTTTCTCCGCTCCGCTGCCCTTCCCTGCTTCGGGTTTCATG
Coding sequences:
- the LOC122046046 gene encoding 1-phosphatidylinositol-3-phosphate 5-kinase FAB1B-like isoform X1 — protein: MEPFGKRFPNLLKLAKSWITSKTEPDSISRAFWMPDDSCMVCYECDSQFTIFNRRHHCRKCGRIFCAKCTSNSVPINLYDSESFQEEGEFIRVCNFCFKQREDVTTSRNEAEPPNPILTPSLSNASFDSTKSSGAGNSSLSTAVSFTYSGGAYQQVSSGPALSPSHSVQLENCFDKQDLLIGEGCMDSLVDKGDHSPTQFELSLNRSDDDEDDYGTCRWGSEEQTYVNSNEFYGPLEFNESGKTCGSQKAAEGNIGTHEITVLLPDNRNCQTHLSTDKVEEHCTVNNVECDTSSSIFGADATDAEPMDFESNKQLWLPPEPEDEEDEKEAVLFDEEEDDTAGEWRYMRSLNSFGSFEHRNRDRSIEEHKKAMKNVVEGHFRALVAQLLQVENLPISEEEDKKNWLDILTSLSWEAATLLKPDTSSGGGMDPGLYVKIKCLACGHRSDSMVVKGVVCKKNVANRRMLSRIEKARFLLLGGALEYQRVSNLFSSIDTLLQQEMDHLKMAIAKIDAHHPNVLLVEKSVSRFAQDYLLAKNISLVLNIKKPLLERIARCTGAEIVPSIDRLDRLSSSPKLGHCDIFHVEKFIEEHDSACQEGKKPIKTLMFFRGCPKPLGCTILLKGASGDELKKIKHVLQYGVFAAYHLALETSFLADEGASLPELPLKSPITVALPDKPSIINRSISTVPGFITSPADKSQSNNLVQTSGKSDSNLGAETGSALPLSSEYNISQTNLSLPNSNSTAVSRHDLLVDRGNQLNNMGEQRLTPFVSLSHPVPDPRYFFGHSACHSGEQNNTGFLRGNEPGCMEIHNETTLIHPSQTPNFHKSIGTLKDARGTNCDVQRDDLKTIKIQEDNVRNDDLITKEEFPPSPSDHQSILVSLSSRCVWKGTVCERSHLFRFKYYGSFDRPLGRYLRDHLFNQSYKCRTCEMPSEAHIYCYTHRQGSLTISVQKLEEFVLPGAHDGKIWMWHRCLRCPRANGLPPASPRVVMSDAAWGLSFGKFLELSFSNHAAASRVASCGHSLHRDCLRFYGYGEMVACFKYAPINVHSVYLPPSILDFNYQHQDWVQEEADKLSDIALDFFTQVQKTLHQLEEKMFDVGSHDGNIKVLEGILKKEKEEFEESIRTVSKQEETDVQPFVDILEINKLQRKLLFLSYVWDKRIKFAATACSKGLPIRNKEDLAPRVGRSFTKSDSSVSIASAESHNGSGSKDENDQCKQPSDREKLDLEHESAKVLSTSTSASDQIDSLELKVGPCKVVSDGQFPVMDELSNTLDAKWIGDNGPTLVDSSKLNPEDLDETTHVISSSKNFEESCHIDSNSTASSNTSRAGPSGDHAEDASVCIMTSISDLYASFNKDIDGALGAYHPENIHIFKELLQKGWGSLFLPLGVNDTVIPIYDDEPTSVIAYALVCADYQSQISDEAEKLRDGRESPISFTTKDYGNSYIFQSFDDIPFESFKSFGSIDDSTLSIAVSKGPLTVDPLASTKSMHVRVSFATRYSVTCYYARQFKALRRICCPSELDFIRSLSRCKKWGAQGGKSNVFFAKSLDDRFIIKQVTKTELESFIKFAPEYFKYLTESIRTGSPTCLAKILGIYQVAVKSSKGGKETKMDVLVMENLLYGRSVKWLYDLKGSSRSRYNADSSGNNKVLLDQNLIEAMPTSPIFVGNKAKRLLERAVWNDTAFLASVDVMDYSLLVGVDENKHELVLGIIDFMRQYTWDKHLETWVKASGILGGPKDASPTVISPKQYKKRFRKAMSAYFIVVPDQWSPPTIIPSQSQSDLGQDDQLAALPN
- the LOC122046046 gene encoding 1-phosphatidylinositol-3-phosphate 5-kinase FAB1B-like isoform X2; the protein is MRENDVGFNSRSLHPLHMKPEAGKGSGAEKGGRGGERHHCRKCGRIFCAKCTSNSVPINLYDSESFQEEGEFIRVCNFCFKQREDVTTSRNEAEPPNPILTPSLSNASFDSTKSSGAGNSSLSTAVSFTYSGGAYQQVSSGPALSPSHSVQLENCFDKQDLLIGEGCMDSLVDKGDHSPTQFELSLNRSDDDEDDYGTCRWGSEEQTYVNSNEFYGPLEFNESGKTCGSQKAAEGNIGTHEITVLLPDNRNCQTHLSTDKVEEHCTVNNVECDTSSSIFGADATDAEPMDFESNKQLWLPPEPEDEEDEKEAVLFDEEEDDTAGEWRYMRSLNSFGSFEHRNRDRSIEEHKKAMKNVVEGHFRALVAQLLQVENLPISEEEDKKNWLDILTSLSWEAATLLKPDTSSGGGMDPGLYVKIKCLACGHRSDSMVVKGVVCKKNVANRRMLSRIEKARFLLLGGALEYQRVSNLFSSIDTLLQQEMDHLKMAIAKIDAHHPNVLLVEKSVSRFAQDYLLAKNISLVLNIKKPLLERIARCTGAEIVPSIDRLDRLSSSPKLGHCDIFHVEKFIEEHDSACQEGKKPIKTLMFFRGCPKPLGCTILLKGASGDELKKIKHVLQYGVFAAYHLALETSFLADEGASLPELPLKSPITVALPDKPSIINRSISTVPGFITSPADKSQSNNLVQTSGKSDSNLGAETGSALPLSSEYNISQTNLSLPNSNSTAVSRHDLLVDRGNQLNNMGEQRLTPFVSLSHPVPDPRYFFGHSACHSGEQNNTGFLRGNEPGCMEIHNETTLIHPSQTPNFHKSIGTLKDARGTNCDVQRDDLKTIKIQEDNVRNDDLITKEEFPPSPSDHQSILVSLSSRCVWKGTVCERSHLFRFKYYGSFDRPLGRYLRDHLFNQSYKCRTCEMPSEAHIYCYTHRQGSLTISVQKLEEFVLPGAHDGKIWMWHRCLRCPRANGLPPASPRVVMSDAAWGLSFGKFLELSFSNHAAASRVASCGHSLHRDCLRFYGYGEMVACFKYAPINVHSVYLPPSILDFNYQHQDWVQEEADKLSDIALDFFTQVQKTLHQLEEKMFDVGSHDGNIKVLEGILKKEKEEFEESIRTVSKQEETDVQPFVDILEINKLQRKLLFLSYVWDKRIKFAATACSKGLPIRNKEDLAPRVGRSFTKSDSSVSIASAESHNGSGSKDENDQCKQPSDREKLDLEHESAKVLSTSTSASDQIDSLELKVGPCKVVSDGQFPVMDELSNTLDAKWIGDNGPTLVDSSKLNPEDLDETTHVISSSKNFEESCHIDSNSTASSNTSRAGPSGDHAEDASVCIMTSISDLYASFNKDIDGALGAYHPENIHIFKELLQKGWGSLFLPLGVNDTVIPIYDDEPTSVIAYALVCADYQSQISDEAEKLRDGRESPISFTTKDYGNSYIFQSFDDIPFESFKSFGSIDDSTLSIAVSKGPLTVDPLASTKSMHVRVSFATRYSVTCYYARQFKALRRICCPSELDFIRSLSRCKKWGAQGGKSNVFFAKSLDDRFIIKQVTKTELESFIKFAPEYFKYLTESIRTGSPTCLAKILGIYQVAVKSSKGGKETKMDVLVMENLLYGRSVKWLYDLKGSSRSRYNADSSGNNKVLLDQNLIEAMPTSPIFVGNKAKRLLERAVWNDTAFLASVDVMDYSLLVGVDENKHELVLGIIDFMRQYTWDKHLETWVKASGILGGPKDASPTVISPKQYKKRFRKAMSAYFIVVPDQWSPPTIIPSQSQSDLGQDDQLAALPN